The Nitrospinota bacterium genome window below encodes:
- a CDS encoding transketolase — MNDSPLTNPDITQLEKTALELRRLALKIIFQAGSGHPGGSFSATDLMTALFFGGILNNDPKNPNDPKRDRFLLSKGHATGIYYAVLAKAGYIAETDLVSYRKINSSKFLSGHPHPKTPGIEIASGSLGQGLSIGHGIALGARLDGYDSKVYVILGDGELHEGQIWEAAMSADKFKTNNLVAIVDYNKVAQDNITKDLKDLEPIEEKWKSFNWDVHRIDGHNMQAIMDVLQLPLHPEKPRVIIADTIKGKGVSFMEGKTAWHGVAPSQEDYDKALKELV; from the coding sequence ATGAATGACAGTCCATTGACCAATCCTGATATAACCCAACTCGAAAAAACAGCTCTGGAATTAAGACGACTCGCCCTCAAGATTATTTTTCAGGCTGGGTCGGGTCATCCAGGTGGTAGCTTCTCGGCTACAGATTTAATGACAGCCCTGTTTTTTGGTGGAATTTTAAATAACGATCCCAAGAATCCCAATGACCCCAAAAGAGACCGCTTTTTATTGAGCAAAGGTCACGCAACAGGAATTTATTATGCAGTGCTCGCCAAGGCAGGATACATTGCAGAGACAGATCTCGTCAGTTATAGAAAAATTAACAGTTCAAAGTTTCTTTCCGGGCATCCACATCCCAAAACCCCTGGAATAGAAATAGCCTCTGGAAGTTTGGGGCAGGGACTAAGCATCGGACACGGTATAGCATTAGGAGCCAGGCTTGATGGTTATGATTCAAAAGTTTACGTAATTCTCGGCGATGGAGAATTGCATGAAGGCCAAATCTGGGAAGCCGCCATGTCCGCAGACAAATTCAAAACCAACAATCTCGTTGCGATTGTTGATTACAACAAGGTCGCACAAGACAACATCACCAAAGACCTTAAAGACCTTGAACCTATTGAGGAAAAGTGGAAATCCTTTAACTGGGATGTCCACAGGATCGACGGGCATAATATGCAGGCTATCATGGATGTTCTGCAACTACCTCTGCACCCTGAGAAACCGCGCGTGATCATTGCTGATACAATCAAAGGCAAAGGGGTTAGTTTCATGGAAGGAAAAACCGCATGGCATGGTGTGGCTCCTTCACAGGAAGATTATGATAAAGCTTTAAAGGAGCTGGTGTAA